Part of the Nakamurella alba genome is shown below.
TAGCCGACAGTGTTCCGGTCGAACACCGCGCCGGGCGACCCGAGCCGGATGTTGCCGTCCATGAAGGTGTTGTTGCGGACCACGACCCGGGTCGACTGCCGGTCGCGCAGGTCCAGGGTGTTGCCGTTGCCGCAGTTCTTCGAGACCACCAGGCAGCCCTGGATGAAGTTCGACTCGATGGTGACCTCGTCGACACCCCAGCCGCTCCCGGTGGAGAAGATGATTGCCGAGTTGTAGCAGTTGGCCATGTTGTTGCCGCGCAGCACGATCTTCGTCGAGTCGAAGATCTGGATGCAGTCGGAGTGGTAGCCGCCGGTGCCGTTCTGGTCATAGTCCCGGATGGTGTTGCCCTCGACGAGAGCGTTGGTGGCGCGGGCGATCTGGATGCCGTCGATGGAGTGCCCGCCGCGGAACTCGTTGTCCCGCACCACGACGTCCTCGGAGCGCAGGAACATGCCGCCGCCGATCACCTTCGACCGGGTGACCGTGGTGCCCACCGCCGCCGCCTGGATGTAGAAGTTCAGCGTGACCGTGACCCCCTGCCAGTTGGCGTGCGGCGCGTAGGTCTTCAGGATCCGGAAGCTCGGCACGGCGCTGCCGGCCGGCCGGATGGTGATCGGTGCGTTCGCCGTGCCGGTGCCGCCCTTGACGTCGACGTCGCCGTAGGACCCGCCGGCGAGCAGCACGGTGTCACCGGCGGCCGCCTTGCCGACCGCGGTGACCACGCTGCACGGCCGGGACGAGGTGCAGTCGGTGCCGGACCCGGACGGCGAGGCGGACAGCGACTTCCCGGCTGCGCCCGAGGCGGGCGCGAGAACGACGACGGAGGTGATCCCGGTGAGCAGGGCGGCCAGCGCGAGCAGCCACCGGCGGAGCGGGGACACGGAGCCGTGGCGGGGGGCGTGCACGAGCGGGTACCTCCAAGGTGCGGGTCGCCCCCACGGCGGACGCGGAGGCCTGTCAACAGGTGAACGAACGGTCCCGGAATGGTCACGTTTGTGTCACTGATCATTATCGACAGGCACTGACCTGCGAGAACAGCGCCAGGTGGGTCTGATCGGGTGGCGGACGTGATCAGGGAGGGGTGTCGTCGCACACATGGCCCGGGCATCCGTGGCAGGGTCCCGCGGATCTGTGACGCGACAGTGCGACCTGTCACCACCGCCCCACGGATGGCGCAGTCGACCTGGAGGGACGGAAACTGGACGCGAGGTGCGCGGTGCGCGGCCCGGGAGCGGCCTCAGGACGGTCGGCGGCGTACCCTCGGCCCGCCCACCGCGTCCTGGTAGGCGGCCACGGTGGTGGCCGCGATCGCGGGCCAGTCCAGATGGTCGAGATCCGGCGCCCCGGCGCGGGGGGTGTCCCGCCACCACTCGAGAGCGGCTGCCAGGGCAGCGCTGTCGAAGTCCCCGCGGTAGGTGTGCACCCACTCGCTGCCGATCGACACGGCGAGCTCCGCCATGCCGCCGAGATCCGGTACCACCACCGGTCTTCCGGCGGACAGGGCGAGGATCGCGGAACCCGAGTTCTGGATCGCCGTGTACGGGAGCACCACCAGATCGGCGGCGCGCAGGTAGGCACCCATCTTCTCGTCCGGGATGTGCCCGTGGTCGAACCGGATCCCGGCCGGACCGGCAGCGCTGCCCGCGCCGGCGGTACCGGCGGCGCGGGCAGCATCGCCCGTACCTGTAGCCCCGGAAACCTCGGCACCGGCGGAAACCTCGGCACCGGCGGAAACCTCGGCACCGGCGGAAACCTCGGCACCGGCGGCGACCGCAGCACCGTCGGCGACCGCAGCACCGTCGGCGACCGCAGCACCGTCGGCGACCGCAGCACCGTCGGCGACCGCAGCCCCGGCAGCACCGATCGCGTCCTCGATCGCATCTTCGATCTCAGCGCGCAGGTCGGCGTTCGCCGAGCCGGCCACCAGCAGGTCGGCGGGTCTGCCTGGAATCCCTGCCACGGCGCGCACCAGGGCCGGCACGTTCTTGTACGGCCGGATCTGGCCGACGTGCACGACCAGGGTTCGATCCGGATCCAGACCCAGTGCCTCCCGGGCATTCTCGCGGGAAGGGGAGAAGTCGTAGTCACCGCGATAGTGACCGTGCGGGGTCACTGTCACCGGCACCGCGGCGAACTCGGGGTACTCCACACGCAGCGCGGTGACGGCATCCGCCGACAGCACCAGCGCACCGTCGACCTCCGCGCCCCACCGCCGGCGCAGCAGCCGCCGCATCGACGGGGTGGACCGGGTCTCGTGGTGGCCGATGTTGTGCGCGGTCCAGAACAGCCGGGTCCCACGGAGTCTGGCCAGCCGCAGCAGTGCGAAGAACAGGCGTATCCGGACCGCGACCTGGACCGGCCGGTGGCTGGACAGGAACAGCAGCTCCGGCCAGTGCACGTGCACCACGGCCGGCCCGCGCAGCATGCCCAGGTAGCTGAACTCCTGCACCTGCCAACCCGTGCCGCGGACGGCGTCGTACAGACGGGCGTTGTAGGGGTTGGCCGCCCGGGTGCGGAAGGCCGGGTCGGCCAGCACCGTCCGGCTGCGGTTCGTCCGCCTCACGTCGCCCGCAGTGCCACGGACAGGATCTGCTGGTGCCGGGCCTTCCAGGAGTTGGCCTCGAGGAAGGCGAGCCGGTCCGGCTCGGCCTGCCGGCCGAGCGCCAGGGCGTCGTCCAGCACGTCGACGAAGTCGTCCACGGTGTCGGTCAGCAGCACCCGGTCGGAGATGTTCCGGCACGGCGCCAGATCGATGGAC
Proteins encoded:
- a CDS encoding glycosyltransferase translates to MRRTNRSRTVLADPAFRTRAANPYNARLYDAVRGTGWQVQEFSYLGMLRGPAVVHVHWPELLFLSSHRPVQVAVRIRLFFALLRLARLRGTRLFWTAHNIGHHETRSTPSMRRLLRRRWGAEVDGALVLSADAVTALRVEYPEFAAVPVTVTPHGHYRGDYDFSPSRENAREALGLDPDRTLVVHVGQIRPYKNVPALVRAVAGIPGRPADLLVAGSANADLRAEIEDAIEDAIGAAGAAVADGAAVADGAAVADGAAVADGAAVAAGAEVSAGAEVSAGAEVSAGAEVSGATGTGDAARAAGTAGAGSAAGPAGIRFDHGHIPDEKMGAYLRAADLVVLPYTAIQNSGSAILALSAGRPVVVPDLGGMAELAVSIGSEWVHTYRGDFDSAALAAALEWWRDTPRAGAPDLDHLDWPAIAATTVAAYQDAVGGPRVRRRPS
- a CDS encoding Ig-like domain-containing protein, coding for MHAPRHGSVSPLRRWLLALAALLTGITSVVVLAPASGAAGKSLSASPSGSGTDCTSSRPCSVVTAVGKAAAGDTVLLAGGSYGDVDVKGGTGTANAPITIRPAGSAVPSFRILKTYAPHANWQGVTVTLNFYIQAAAVGTTVTRSKVIGGGMFLRSEDVVVRDNEFRGGHSIDGIQIARATNALVEGNTIRDYDQNGTGGYHSDCIQIFDSTKIVLRGNNMANCYNSAIIFSTGSGWGVDEVTIESNFIQGCLVVSKNCGNGNTLDLRDRQSTRVVVRNNTFMDGNIRLGSPGAVFDRNTVGYLTDCNAPITNSVILDWNKGLCKTPGAAGKNGNRTGTLDVRNRLTGDLHAKDFSQVRITPTGSRKPAAADYDGDPIPADIAGADAPASGTPTTTAKPTTTAKPTTTTSRTTTTTTKPTTTTSRTTTTSRTTTTAADRTKPTVRVTAPATNATVTGRVTMAAMASDNVGVTRVTFFVNGVNLGDGTRSGSTWSRTVDTSKYPAGRYRLTARAYDAAGNWADSAAVTVTLR